A genomic region of Porticoccaceae bacterium LTM1 contains the following coding sequences:
- the ctaD gene encoding cytochrome c oxidase subunit I: MTYAEMAEREALHEPKSFWTKYVWSQDHKVIAVQYSLTAIFVGLIALVLSALMRMQIGFPGSLEFMNATAYYQFMTMHGMIMVIYLLTALFLGGFGNYLIPLQVGARDMVFPFVNMLSYWFYLLAVIILIASFFVPGGPTGAGWTLYPPQAISTGTPGTDWGIILMLISLVIFIVAATMGGLNYVTTVLQARTHGMTLMRMPLTVWGIFMATILALLAFPALFVSGLMMLLDKTVGTSFFMPEMISMGQPTDHKGGSPILFQHLFWFFGHPEVYIVALPAFGLVSDLISTHARKNIFGYKMMVWAIVAIGGLSFVVWAHHMYVSGMNPYFGFFFATTTLIIAVPTALKVYNWLLTLWRGDIHLTVPMLFALAFILTFVVGGLTGLFLGNVIVDIPLSDTYFVVAHFHMVMGVAPILVVFGAIYHWYPKITGRMLNDTIGKWHFWITFIGTYLIYFPMHYLGILGMPRRYFAYEDYQFIPQSAHDLNAFITVMAIIVGAAQILYLYNLFYSYRHGKPAGPNPWKANSLEWLTPHTPPKHGNWEQKLPVVHRWAYDYSVPGIDQDYLPQTVSDEELETLRANSVGPNSIGKPS, translated from the coding sequence ATGACTTACGCAGAAATGGCGGAGCGTGAAGCGCTCCATGAGCCAAAAAGTTTCTGGACCAAATATGTCTGGAGCCAGGACCACAAAGTGATTGCTGTGCAGTATTCGCTGACCGCAATTTTTGTCGGCCTGATTGCGCTGGTGCTTTCTGCATTGATGCGAATGCAGATTGGTTTCCCCGGCAGCCTGGAATTTATGAATGCCACAGCCTACTACCAGTTTATGACCATGCACGGAATGATCATGGTGATTTACCTGCTGACGGCGCTGTTTCTGGGAGGCTTTGGTAATTACCTGATTCCGTTGCAAGTGGGTGCACGAGATATGGTGTTCCCGTTTGTGAATATGCTCAGTTACTGGTTTTATTTGTTGGCAGTCATCATTTTGATTGCCAGTTTTTTTGTGCCGGGCGGTCCCACTGGTGCAGGATGGACTCTCTACCCACCTCAGGCTATCAGCACCGGGACGCCCGGCACAGATTGGGGCATTATTTTAATGCTCATCTCATTGGTGATTTTTATCGTTGCCGCCACGATGGGGGGGCTGAATTATGTCACCACAGTACTGCAGGCCAGAACCCATGGCATGACATTAATGCGTATGCCGCTGACGGTATGGGGCATTTTTATGGCTACCATTCTGGCATTGCTGGCATTCCCGGCACTGTTTGTCAGCGGCTTGATGATGTTGCTGGATAAAACCGTCGGCACCAGCTTTTTTATGCCTGAAATGATATCCATGGGACAGCCGACCGATCACAAGGGCGGTAGCCCGATTCTGTTCCAACATCTGTTCTGGTTCTTCGGACACCCGGAAGTGTATATCGTGGCATTGCCGGCGTTTGGCCTGGTGTCCGATTTAATCAGTACCCATGCCCGCAAAAATATTTTTGGCTACAAAATGATGGTGTGGGCCATTGTCGCGATTGGCGGATTGAGTTTTGTGGTGTGGGCGCACCATATGTACGTCAGTGGTATGAATCCTTACTTTGGGTTTTTCTTTGCCACAACAACATTGATTATTGCCGTACCTACAGCATTGAAAGTGTATAACTGGCTGCTGACTTTATGGCGTGGAGATATTCATTTAACCGTACCAATGTTGTTTGCATTGGCGTTTATTCTCACCTTTGTAGTGGGTGGTTTAACCGGGCTGTTTTTGGGTAATGTGATTGTCGATATACCGCTGTCCGATACCTACTTTGTGGTGGCGCACTTTCACATGGTGATGGGCGTGGCACCTATTTTGGTGGTGTTTGGGGCGATCTACCACTGGTACCCGAAAATTACCGGAAGAATGCTGAATGACACCATTGGTAAATGGCATTTCTGGATTACCTTTATTGGCACTTACCTGATTTATTTCCCGATGCATTATTTGGGCATTCTGGGAATGCCGCGGCGTTATTTTGCCTATGAGGACTACCAGTTTATTCCCCAGTCAGCCCACGACCTGAATGCCTTTATTACCGTGATGGCGATTATCGTTGGGGCGGCTCAAATACTTTATCTCTATAACCTGTTTTACAGCTATCGCCACGGAAAACCTGCCGGGCCCAACCCTTGGAAAGCCAACTCACTGGAGTGGCTGACTCCTCACACTCCCCCCAAGCATGGCAACTGGGAGCAGAAGTTGCCGGTCGTACATCGCTGGGCATACGACTACAGCGTGCCGGGCATCGACCAGGATTACCTGCCGCAAACGGTTTCCGATGAAGAACTGGAAACTCTCAGGGCAAACTCAGTGGGGCCAAATTCGATAGGTAAACCATCATGA
- the dinB gene encoding DNA polymerase IV: MRKIIHIDCDCFYASVEMRDDPSLRSLPIAIGGQSDRRGVIATCNYPAREYGVRSAMATAHAKRLCPGLVMVPPTMEKYREAAHQIRRIFFDYTELVEPLSLDEAFLDVSDSEHCHGSATLIAREIRERIHREVGVTASAGVAPNKFLAKVASDWKKPNGQFVITPKDIAGFVEQLPVNKISGVGKVTTAKLNRLGVQTCGDLQQLPLTELVEKFGVFGQRLYQLSRGEDDRPVKPHRRRKSLSVEHTYPIDLPDVEGCIAQLPALLVELKGRLRRVDESYLVTKQFVKIKYNDFTSTTLERACDKTLSKASYQALLEEAFPRGNKPVRLLGLGVRFVDLASDQMGVQLELFSD, encoded by the coding sequence ATGCGCAAGATTATTCATATCGATTGCGATTGCTTTTACGCGTCGGTGGAGATGCGTGACGATCCGTCGTTGCGGTCGCTGCCTATCGCTATTGGTGGTCAGTCGGATCGTCGTGGGGTGATTGCCACCTGTAACTACCCGGCGCGGGAGTACGGGGTGCGCTCGGCGATGGCGACGGCTCATGCAAAGCGGTTGTGCCCCGGCCTGGTAATGGTGCCACCTACCATGGAGAAGTACCGTGAAGCGGCACACCAGATTCGGCGGATCTTTTTTGATTACACCGAACTGGTTGAGCCACTTTCCCTGGATGAAGCGTTTCTGGATGTATCTGACAGCGAGCACTGTCATGGCAGCGCTACGCTGATTGCCCGGGAGATTCGTGAGCGTATCCATCGTGAGGTGGGGGTAACCGCATCAGCCGGGGTGGCGCCCAACAAGTTTCTGGCTAAGGTGGCCAGCGACTGGAAAAAGCCCAATGGCCAGTTTGTGATTACGCCAAAAGATATTGCCGGGTTTGTCGAACAATTACCGGTTAACAAGATCTCCGGGGTGGGCAAGGTAACCACTGCCAAGCTGAATCGACTCGGAGTACAGACCTGTGGTGATTTGCAACAGTTGCCGCTGACCGAACTGGTGGAAAAGTTCGGGGTGTTCGGGCAGCGCCTGTATCAACTCAGTCGCGGTGAAGATGATCGCCCGGTTAAGCCTCATCGACGTCGAAAATCCCTCAGTGTCGAGCACACTTACCCCATTGATTTGCCTGATGTCGAAGGATGTATTGCTCAGTTGCCAGCGCTGCTGGTGGAGCTGAAAGGCCGGTTGCGTCGGGTAGATGAGAGCTATCTGGTAACCAAGCAATTCGTCAAAATCAAATACAACGACTTCACCAGCACCACGCTGGAGCGCGCTTGCGACAAGACCCTGTCAAAAGCCAGTTATCAGGCCCTGCTTGAGGAGGCATTTCCCCGAGGGAATAAACCGGTAAGGCTGCTTGGCCTGGGTGTGCGCTTTGTGGACCTGGCCTCCGACCAGATGGGCGTCCAGTTGGAGCTATTCAGCGACTAA
- a CDS encoding class I SAM-dependent methyltransferase has product MKDSKTFWDKKAEKYSRSPIKDQATYQKKLEITQDYLNSDSQLLEFGCGSGGTAIYHAPFVKHVVATDISGKMIEIAKQKAFEAGVGNVHFQQGTLDSLDVQDESFDTVLGLNVLHLLDDVDGAIQKVYQLLKKGGVFVSSTSLIGEVNRGFRWLISAMQLLGMAPYVSRFTKDQLIAKLKAAGFCVEREWRSSSESVFIVARKI; this is encoded by the coding sequence ATGAAAGACTCAAAGACGTTCTGGGACAAAAAGGCAGAAAAATACTCCCGGTCCCCAATCAAAGATCAGGCTACTTATCAGAAAAAGCTGGAAATCACTCAGGACTATTTGAATTCAGATAGCCAGTTATTGGAGTTCGGTTGTGGAAGCGGTGGAACGGCAATATATCATGCGCCTTTTGTAAAGCATGTCGTTGCGACGGATATATCCGGCAAGATGATAGAGATTGCCAAACAAAAAGCGTTCGAAGCTGGTGTTGGGAATGTTCATTTTCAGCAAGGTACTTTGGATAGTCTGGATGTACAGGATGAGAGCTTTGATACTGTTTTGGGATTGAATGTGTTACATCTGCTGGATGATGTTGATGGCGCGATTCAAAAAGTTTATCAATTATTGAAAAAAGGTGGTGTTTTTGTATCCAGTACCTCGCTTATAGGGGAGGTGAACAGGGGGTTTCGCTGGTTGATTTCTGCTATGCAGCTTCTGGGGATGGCTCCCTATGTCAGTCGTTTTACAAAAGATCAACTTATTGCAAAGTTAAAGGCGGCAGGCTTTTGTGTTGAACGGGAATGGCGCTCCAGTAGTGAGTCTGTATTTATAGTCGCCAGAAAGATCTAA
- a CDS encoding FAD-binding oxidoreductase encodes MSDLGYINSYYAATLNEVQSYPSLDSDIEVETCIIGGGFAGLMTALGLIERGHRDIAILEQHRVGWGASGRNGGFVFGGYSLGPRALVKQVGEKKARQLYDFTIMGVNLIRQRIAKFNIDCDLVDAGVIWANWFKDQQRLFDEQAFMREQMGVEWEYWSPEELREKIRSDRYHGGLFEPNAMHFHPLNYARGIAREISKGGGSIFENSPVIDIDTSQATKCVITERGQVRCKNLVVAGGGYIGDLCPPVARSILPISTYVMTTQPLGDELSKLLTTKAAIYDTRFAFDYYRPLADTRILWGGRISANIRQPHDLKEILKRDMLRVFPQLETVNIDYAWDGWMGYSRHQMVQIGELSPAVWYAVGFGGHGVAPTTAAGEIIASAITGQSQDYRLFKPWGLPWNGGVFGPGMAQLSYWWYQARDWITEKLE; translated from the coding sequence ATGTCAGACCTCGGTTACATAAACAGCTACTACGCCGCGACGCTGAATGAAGTTCAGTCATACCCCTCGTTGGATTCAGATATCGAAGTAGAAACCTGCATTATTGGTGGCGGCTTTGCCGGTTTGATGACGGCTCTGGGATTGATTGAGCGGGGGCACAGGGATATTGCCATTCTGGAACAACATCGAGTTGGCTGGGGTGCTTCGGGGCGTAATGGCGGGTTTGTGTTTGGCGGATATTCGCTGGGGCCGCGGGCGCTGGTAAAGCAGGTCGGCGAGAAAAAGGCTCGTCAGCTGTATGACTTTACCATCATGGGGGTCAATCTGATTCGCCAGCGAATAGCCAAATTCAATATTGACTGTGATCTGGTTGATGCCGGGGTGATTTGGGCCAACTGGTTTAAAGATCAGCAAAGACTGTTTGATGAACAGGCATTTATGCGTGAGCAGATGGGGGTAGAGTGGGAATATTGGTCTCCAGAAGAGTTGCGCGAAAAAATTCGATCAGATCGATATCACGGCGGGCTCTTTGAACCCAATGCAATGCATTTTCATCCGCTGAATTATGCCCGTGGTATTGCCAGGGAAATATCGAAAGGGGGTGGCTCGATCTTTGAGAATTCCCCGGTAATCGATATTGATACCTCCCAGGCTACGAAATGCGTTATTACGGAGCGAGGACAGGTTCGTTGTAAGAATCTGGTGGTAGCAGGCGGTGGTTATATTGGGGATTTGTGCCCGCCAGTTGCTCGCTCAATTTTGCCTATATCCACCTACGTTATGACGACTCAGCCTCTGGGGGATGAGTTGTCCAAGCTGCTGACTACAAAAGCCGCCATATACGATACGCGATTTGCTTTTGATTATTATCGGCCGCTTGCTGATACCCGCATTTTGTGGGGAGGGCGAATCAGTGCAAACATTCGTCAACCTCATGATCTGAAAGAGATTCTTAAACGGGACATGTTGAGAGTTTTTCCCCAATTGGAAACCGTCAATATCGATTATGCCTGGGATGGCTGGATGGGGTACTCACGCCATCAAATGGTGCAGATTGGTGAGCTTTCCCCTGCAGTTTGGTACGCCGTTGGTTTTGGTGGTCATGGGGTGGCACCGACCACCGCTGCTGGTGAGATCATCGCCTCAGCAATCACCGGGCAATCTCAGGATTATCGCCTGTTTAAGCCATGGGGATTACCCTGGAATGGCGGTGTGTTTGGTCCTGGTATGGCGCAATTGAGTTACTGGTGGTATCAGGCGCGGGACTGGATAACGGAGAAATTGGAATAA
- a CDS encoding DUF3592 domain-containing protein, with product MNIEHIIVPVFWAIGVGGIIHSIWSLLLLLSAKSWPVAAGEIVSSGIDVLMDCDGDYSFKARVEYNFWVEGRAYAGKRIGFGVGSWSIRSLVSSAYRKATSSYPKVKVRSNPRKPERNTILVGFHGFHVTNFVFFWVWCLVLNMASTG from the coding sequence ATGAACATCGAACACATTATCGTTCCGGTATTTTGGGCCATTGGGGTTGGTGGCATTATTCACTCTATATGGTCCCTGTTATTGTTGCTTTCAGCTAAATCTTGGCCTGTGGCAGCTGGTGAAATTGTAAGTTCAGGCATTGATGTCTTAATGGATTGTGACGGTGACTATAGTTTTAAAGCTAGAGTAGAGTACAACTTTTGGGTTGAAGGGAGGGCGTATGCAGGTAAGCGTATTGGATTTGGGGTGGGTTCATGGAGCATTCGAAGTTTAGTATCGTCAGCTTATAGGAAAGCAACAAGTTCGTACCCAAAGGTGAAGGTAAGATCTAACCCGAGAAAACCAGAAAGAAATACAATTTTGGTGGGGTTTCATGGGTTTCACGTGACCAATTTTGTATTCTTTTGGGTATGGTGTTTGGTGCTAAATATGGCTTCAACAGGTTGA
- a CDS encoding cytochrome C oxidase subunit IV family protein, giving the protein MSKPAAVHVEGQQHPIGIYLKVWFWLFVLSTLSYLVDYFHFQGYLRWSLILIFMVLKAGLIVSVFMHMIWERVALFYAILVPPLCLLVFVGIMALESDYTFFARMTFFGGDGG; this is encoded by the coding sequence ATGTCTAAACCGGCAGCAGTTCATGTGGAAGGTCAGCAGCACCCTATCGGGATTTACCTGAAGGTCTGGTTTTGGCTGTTTGTGCTCAGCACTCTCTCTTATCTGGTGGATTATTTTCACTTTCAGGGTTATTTGCGCTGGTCGCTGATTCTGATTTTTATGGTGCTAAAGGCTGGGCTGATCGTCAGCGTTTTTATGCATATGATCTGGGAGCGGGTGGCGCTGTTTTACGCCATTCTGGTGCCGCCACTTTGTCTTTTGGTGTTTGTAGGAATAATGGCCTTGGAGTCCGATTACACCTTCTTTGCGCGTATGACATTTTTTGGTGGTGACGGTGGGTAA
- a CDS encoding cytochrome c oxidase subunit 3: protein MSKTIEWPMGDGLTLGVDLVKARRTKVGLYVLIGVISSLFFLLIVAFMARSQLGDWEHLSAPWQPLATPWPLLVNSVMLLFASVALQWARVASRSQHRYQTAMVVGAFFTACFVAGQLWVWHLFVEGGYYASANPANGFFYLLTGLHGLHLMGGLVALSRVWFVKGKRNPLQTAQSIELCAIYWHYLLILWLVLLMLLTASPEAFAAFAALCGL, encoded by the coding sequence ATGAGTAAAACGATTGAATGGCCTATGGGCGACGGGTTAACACTGGGTGTTGATCTTGTAAAAGCACGCCGTACAAAAGTGGGGCTGTATGTACTTATCGGTGTTATCAGCTCGCTGTTTTTTCTGTTGATCGTGGCATTTATGGCGCGATCCCAACTGGGTGACTGGGAACACCTGTCGGCACCCTGGCAGCCATTGGCAACACCTTGGCCACTTCTGGTTAACAGTGTAATGCTGTTATTTGCCAGTGTGGCACTGCAGTGGGCAAGGGTGGCTTCCAGATCCCAGCACCGTTACCAGACGGCAATGGTTGTTGGTGCATTTTTCACAGCCTGTTTTGTGGCGGGGCAGTTATGGGTGTGGCACCTGTTTGTGGAAGGTGGCTATTACGCCAGCGCCAACCCGGCCAATGGTTTCTTTTATTTATTAACGGGCCTTCACGGCCTGCACCTGATGGGGGGCTTGGTAGCGCTGTCACGAGTCTGGTTTGTAAAAGGAAAACGCAACCCGTTGCAAACCGCCCAATCTATTGAACTCTGTGCCATCTATTGGCACTACCTGTTGATACTGTGGTTGGTGCTGCTGATGTTATTAACAGCCTCACCAGAGGCATTTGCTGCCTTTGCAGCACTCTGTGGACTGTAA
- a CDS encoding GIY-YIG nuclease family protein, translating into MAEFKYYVVYILTNNSNRVLYTGVTNNLERRLYEHRSNLIPGFTSKYRCHKLVYFEEAFSIEAAITREKQIKGWLRSKKITLIESVNPNWEELHKL; encoded by the coding sequence ATGGCTGAATTCAAATACTATGTCGTATATATCCTTACTAACAATTCCAATCGGGTTCTCTACACCGGTGTAACCAACAACCTGGAGCGCCGTCTGTACGAGCATCGGTCAAATTTAATCCCTGGCTTTACCTCCAAATACCGGTGCCACAAGCTTGTATATTTTGAAGAAGCATTTTCAATTGAAGCTGCCATAACTCGAGAAAAACAGATTAAAGGCTGGCTCAGATCAAAAAAGATTACATTAATAGAAAGTGTTAATCCCAATTGGGAAGAATTACATAAGCTGTGA
- a CDS encoding MoaD/ThiS family protein has protein sequence MPVVEMTSHLYRYFPQLQDQEIKVPAGSVAEVLNAINELAPGFSDYILDERGALRRHVLISVNETAVVDRATLTDQVPEGGTIYIFQALTGG, from the coding sequence ATGCCAGTTGTAGAAATGACATCGCACCTGTACCGCTATTTTCCGCAATTGCAGGATCAAGAAATCAAGGTGCCGGCTGGTTCGGTTGCCGAGGTGTTAAATGCAATCAATGAACTGGCACCGGGGTTTTCCGATTACATTCTGGATGAGCGTGGGGCTTTACGCAGGCACGTTTTGATCAGTGTGAATGAGACGGCAGTGGTTGATAGGGCGACTTTGACAGATCAGGTGCCTGAAGGGGGAACGATTTATATCTTTCAGGCGCTGACTGGGGGGTGA
- a CDS encoding NAD/FAD-utilizing enzyme — protein sequence MKRHYYISDDLDDLDKVEEELEKQGFSTPQIHVLSLDDANVAQHEHLNEVEAVLRKDVVHGTIVGAIIGLILAAVVLIIAHNTGLPEKTTWVPFIFLSIIVLGFCTWEGGLFGIQEPHKQFKRFQKQLKTGQHVFFVDANKEQEEVLQAVVNEHPRLRDAGIGHSRPAIVIWWNGIWKRFIRSMP from the coding sequence ATGAAGCGGCATTACTATATCAGTGATGACCTCGACGACCTTGATAAAGTTGAAGAGGAACTCGAAAAACAGGGGTTCAGCACTCCCCAGATTCACGTATTGAGCCTGGATGACGCCAATGTTGCCCAGCATGAGCACCTGAATGAAGTAGAAGCTGTGCTGCGCAAAGATGTCGTACACGGCACTATTGTCGGTGCAATTATTGGCTTGATACTGGCGGCAGTGGTTTTAATAATCGCCCACAACACCGGCCTGCCGGAAAAGACCACGTGGGTTCCCTTTATTTTTCTCTCAATAATTGTGCTGGGATTCTGTACCTGGGAAGGCGGTCTCTTTGGTATCCAGGAGCCCCACAAACAGTTCAAGCGATTCCAGAAACAACTTAAGACCGGTCAGCATGTATTCTTTGTTGACGCTAATAAAGAGCAGGAAGAGGTGTTACAGGCAGTAGTTAATGAACATCCCCGCTTGCGGGATGCCGGGATTGGTCACTCCCGCCCTGCTATTGTGATCTGGTGGAATGGCATATGGAAACGGTTTATACGGTCAATGCCATAG
- a CDS encoding cytochrome c oxidase subunit II — protein MALAIILLALVVASVLFHIFSPWHATDLASNWGSIDTTITITVVITGIFFVAIGVFLAYSIYRFKHRPNQRADYEPENKKLEWILIWVTTIGICALLAPGLFVYGDFVRVPANAMELEAVGQQWRWTYRLPGEDGILGKSAIRHINAENPFGLDPNDPNGQDDVLVMSNEVHVPVDQPIKVLLRSKDVLHDLYVPQFRVKMDSVPGLVSYMWFTPTKVGEYEVLCSELCGVGHYNMRGKVVVDEAGAFQDWLAQQPTFAESLQSSLAGGLVEQGKKLAEGQGCLACHSVDGSKSIGPGWKGAFGKVETLADGSTVNVDATYLKESITNPSAKIVQGYPPVMIPYALSDEQLDALVAYIESLNEGASDQPVEDEPVEMREVKPLPEPKQPEQPEVKEQEDVDPVELGRQLANSKGCLACHSMDGSKILGPSWKGMWGKTEELADGSSVVVDEAYFKESIANPNAKVVKGFPPVMTPYQLTEEELQALIALAKSMAEQTESATGEAE, from the coding sequence ATGGCTTTGGCGATTATTCTACTTGCCCTGGTGGTAGCTTCGGTGCTGTTTCATATATTCAGCCCGTGGCACGCTACGGATCTGGCTTCCAACTGGGGCTCCATCGACACCACGATTACAATTACCGTGGTCATCACCGGTATTTTCTTTGTCGCTATCGGCGTCTTTCTTGCCTACTCCATTTATCGATTTAAACACCGTCCCAATCAACGTGCCGACTACGAGCCAGAAAACAAAAAACTCGAATGGATTTTGATCTGGGTGACTACGATCGGTATTTGTGCGCTGTTGGCACCAGGGTTGTTTGTATACGGTGATTTTGTCCGCGTGCCGGCAAATGCAATGGAGCTGGAAGCGGTTGGTCAGCAGTGGCGATGGACTTACCGTCTTCCCGGTGAGGATGGCATTTTGGGAAAGTCGGCTATTCGTCATATCAATGCGGAAAACCCCTTTGGGCTTGATCCCAATGATCCAAATGGACAGGACGATGTGCTGGTAATGAGCAACGAAGTTCACGTGCCGGTCGATCAGCCCATCAAGGTACTGCTGCGTTCCAAAGATGTACTTCACGATCTCTATGTGCCGCAGTTTCGCGTCAAGATGGATTCCGTACCGGGACTGGTGAGTTACATGTGGTTTACCCCCACCAAAGTGGGTGAATACGAAGTTCTCTGTTCTGAGTTGTGTGGCGTGGGCCACTACAACATGCGCGGCAAAGTGGTGGTTGATGAGGCCGGTGCCTTTCAGGATTGGTTGGCGCAACAGCCTACGTTTGCCGAGTCACTGCAGAGCAGTCTCGCTGGCGGCCTGGTAGAACAGGGCAAGAAACTCGCGGAAGGGCAGGGTTGCCTCGCCTGTCATAGCGTTGATGGCAGCAAGAGCATTGGCCCCGGCTGGAAGGGTGCCTTTGGCAAGGTAGAAACGTTGGCTGACGGTAGCACAGTGAATGTCGATGCCACCTATCTGAAAGAATCCATTACCAACCCCTCTGCCAAAATAGTGCAGGGCTATCCGCCAGTAATGATCCCTTATGCATTGAGCGACGAACAGCTGGATGCGCTAGTGGCTTATATCGAGTCCCTCAATGAAGGGGCTTCTGATCAGCCGGTTGAAGATGAGCCGGTGGAGATGCGGGAAGTAAAACCCTTGCCTGAACCAAAACAACCCGAGCAGCCAGAAGTCAAAGAACAGGAAGATGTCGACCCGGTCGAATTGGGACGGCAATTGGCAAACAGTAAAGGTTGTCTTGCCTGTCACAGCATGGACGGCAGCAAAATCCTCGGCCCCAGCTGGAAAGGGATGTGGGGCAAAACCGAAGAGTTGGCAGACGGCAGCAGCGTGGTGGTAGATGAGGCTTATTTCAAAGAGTCCATTGCCAACCCCAATGCCAAGGTGGTGAAAGGATTCCCGCCAGTGATGACACCGTATCAATTAACCGAAGAAGAGTTGCAGGCGTTAATTGCTCTGGCCAAATCCATGGCAGAACAGACTGAAAGCGCAACCGGAGAGGCTGAATGA
- a CDS encoding heme-copper oxidase subunit III family protein, with translation MNNKVQQSTTGQWCALVKDWSSDKDAFKNVPWGKAMMWIFLLSDTFIFGCFLISYMTVRMTTTVDWPNASEVFALEIAGHHLPLILIAIMTFVLISSSGTMAMAVNSAYRRNRRRAGLLMLATAVLGATFVGMQAFEWTKLISEGVRPWSNPFGAEQFGAAFFTITGFHGFHVSVGVIYLSIVATKVLKGDYERRGNYQIVEIAGLYWHFVDLVWVFIFAFFYLW, from the coding sequence ATGAATAACAAGGTTCAACAATCTACTACCGGTCAGTGGTGCGCGCTGGTAAAGGATTGGTCATCGGATAAGGACGCCTTTAAGAATGTCCCTTGGGGCAAGGCGATGATGTGGATTTTCCTGCTCAGTGACACCTTTATCTTTGGGTGCTTCCTGATCAGCTACATGACCGTGCGAATGACAACCACAGTCGACTGGCCCAACGCCAGCGAGGTTTTTGCACTGGAAATTGCCGGGCATCACCTGCCACTTATTCTTATTGCCATTATGACGTTTGTGTTGATCTCCAGTAGCGGCACCATGGCGATGGCAGTGAATAGCGCTTATCGCCGCAATCGTCGCAGGGCTGGATTATTGATGCTGGCAACCGCCGTCTTGGGTGCCACCTTTGTCGGTATGCAGGCGTTTGAATGGACCAAGTTAATCTCTGAGGGCGTTCGTCCCTGGAGCAATCCTTTTGGAGCCGAACAATTTGGCGCCGCATTTTTCACCATCACGGGATTTCATGGGTTCCATGTGTCGGTGGGGGTGATTTATCTATCCATTGTCGCTACCAAAGTTTTGAAAGGGGATTACGAGCGTCGTGGCAATTACCAGATTGTCGAAATTGCCGGACTTTACTGGCACTTTGTGGATCTGGTGTGGGTGTTTATTTTTGCGTTTTTCTATTTGTGGTGA